One window of the Camelina sativa cultivar DH55 chromosome 1, Cs, whole genome shotgun sequence genome contains the following:
- the LOC104783495 gene encoding carbon catabolite repressor protein 4 homolog 3-like — MRCVNCVGCSSSWSRPSTAYNRVSFGGHLSSGFYRCPLSFRSSCDANKYNLVVSCSSTSGPSDSNPEPSSNRRSYSRRWHNPLPRRRHPDQMPSSRIVRDWIDSDSTTPLSQDSERFTVVSYNILGDRNASHHKDLYTNVSFPYLKWGYRKRLICEELIRLNPDIICLQEVDKYFDLFSMMEKAGYAGSYKRRTGDNIDGCAMFWKADRFRVLERENIEFSQFGMCDNVAQLAVLELRKLKSRKILLGNIHVLYNPNKGDVKLGQIRSLCSKAHLLSKKWGDIPIVLGGDFNSTPQSPLYSFLASSELNIMEHDKKELSGQKSCRPTQVLETGSKSSNTVTFKSSSWTNEEIRVATGQENSYWAVHPLKLNSAYASVKGSANNTRDSVGEPLATSYHSKFLGTVDYLWYSDGLVPARVLDTLPIDVLCKTKCLPCKELGSDHLALVSEFFFDPNG; from the exons ATGCGTTGTGTGAATTGCGTcggttgttcttcttcttggtcacgGCCAAGCACAGCTTATAACCGTGTCTCCTTCGGTGGTCACCTTTCATCTGGATTCTATCGATGTCCTTTATCTTTCCGTTCCTCTTGCGATGCGAACAAATACAACTTGGTCGTGTCTTGCTCCTCCACATCTGGACCGTCCGATTCGAATCCCGAACCATCTTCAAATCGAAGATCTTACAGCCGTAGATGGCACAACCCTCTTCCCCGTCGTCGACATCCCGATCAAATGCCGTCTTCTCGGATTGTTCGTGATTGGATCGATTCAGATAGTACAACTCCACTTTCCCAAG ATTCAGAGAGATTCACTGTAGTGTCATACAACATACTGGGAGATAGAAACGCATCACATCACAAAGATTTGTACACCAATGTGTCTTTCCCTTACCTTAAATGGGGCTACCGCAAAAGGCTAATATGCGAGGAACTCATTCGTCTCAATCCAGACATTATCTGTCTGCAG GAAGTAGACAAGTATTTTGATCTTTTCAGCATGATGGAGAAAGCTGGATATGCTGGCTCCTACAAG CGGCGAACTGGAGATAACATTGATGGGTGCGCAATGTTTTGGAAGGCCGACAG GTTTCGAGTTTTGGAGAGGGAAAACATTGAGTTTAGCCAGTTTGGTATGTGCGATAATGTTGCACAGCTTGCAGTTCTTGAG CTGCGGAAGTTGAAGTCAAGAAAGATACTGCTGGGAAACATTCACGTGCTTTATAACCCAAATAAAGGAGATGTGAAGCTGGGTCAG ATCCGTTCACTCTGCTCAAAGGCACACTTGCTCTCTAAGAAATGGGGTGACATTCCCATTGTTCTAGGTGGGGATTTCAATAGCACTCCTCAG AGTCCATTGTACAGCTTTTTGGCATCCTCTGAG CTAAATATCATGGAACATGACAAAAAAGAGCTGTCTGGCCAGAAAAGTTGTCGTCCAACCCAAGTTCTTGAGACCGGAAGCAAATCTAGTAATACAGTAACTTTCAAAAGCAG CTCTTGGACCAACGAAGAGATCCGTGTTGCGACCGGGCAAGAGAACTCTTACTGGGCTGTACATCCACTTAAACTCAATAGCGCATACGCCTCAGTTAAG GGCTCAGCAAATAATACCAGGGACTCTGTTGGTGAACCTCTAGCAACCTCGTATCACTCGAAATTTCTTGGAACGGTTGATTATCTCTG GTACTCTGATGGTCTTGTACCTGCAAGAGTTCTTGATACTCTTCCCATTGACGTTCTCTGCAAAACCAAATGCCTTCCTTGTAAA GAACTAGGAAGCGATCACTTGGCACTTGTTTCTGAGTTTTTCTTTGATCCGAACGGTTGA
- the LOC109133516 gene encoding uncharacterized protein LOC109133516 translates to MALSSLTWGYARIIAGTLVGGALGFYVMHRIEVSYKMKMEEALKQYEKEKLKRQEEENLSLINEDSV, encoded by the exons atgGCGTTGAGCTCGTTGACATGGGGTTACGCACGGATCATAGCTGGTACACTTGTCGGCGGGGCTCTAGGATTCTACGTAATGCATCGCATCGAAGTTAGCTACAAG ATGAAGATGGAGGAAGCGTTGAAGCAATACGAGAAGGAAAAGCTGAagagacaagaagaagagaatcttaGTCTGATCAATGAAGATTCCGTTTAg